Within Vicia villosa cultivar HV-30 ecotype Madison, WI linkage group LG1, Vvil1.0, whole genome shotgun sequence, the genomic segment ttctcatcagaacttcatatttataggcgttggagaagatgaccgtcgagtgcatttaatgctttgcgtgttccgtacagcatcgcatttaatgttatacgcttttgtcaactacctcgagccttgttcacgctgtgtctactgacgttgcctttaatagcttctaacgttccttttgtcagtcagcgtagcctaccacatgtacttccttctgatctgatgtttgtgaatacaacgtttgaatatcatcagagtcaaacagcttggtgcaaagcatcttctgatcttctgaccttgaagtgcttctgagcgtgataccatcagaacttcagtgcttctgatctcatgttcttatgatgcttccatagacccatgttctgattctgcttcgaccatcttctgatgtcttgccagaccatgttctgatgttgcatgctgaaccctttgagacaaagcttctgagcgctgaattatgcatactctttatatatttcctggaaaggaaattgcattggattagagtaccatattatcttaagcaaaattcatattattgttatcatcaaaactaagataattgatcagaacaaatcttgttctaacagaaacaAGTATCAGTCGCGTTATCTACTGATGAAGCAGAATGCGTAGCTGCTGgaagttgttgtgcacaaatattatggctcaaacaGCAGCTTATTGATTTTGGCATCAAACTTGACCAGATACCTATCATGTGTGACAACACAAACGGCATCAACTTAAGCAAAAATCCTGTTTTACATTCACGGACcaataggggtgggaataggccaggccggcctacaggggcctataacCTGGCCTATTAAAGCCTGGTCTGGCCTGGCCTGTTTAATAAAAAGGCTAGGTTTAGGCTTTTTAAAAAGCCTATTTACTTAAATAGGctaggcttaggctattaaaaaagcctataaagcctaATAGGCCGGCCtgtttagtaaatatattattttcgTTAATTACAAATCCTTGAAAATTGGAATAAtcgattaatataataaaaattgtaaTCACGTACAAAAAAATAGAAACTGAAGAGATAAAATATATTAAGAATTTGAAGGGACTTCTTTCAAAACCAGAGTCTCACTGTGTGATAGAAACCCTAACACAAACTAAGAGAACGGTGTCGGCAAATCTCTTTCACAAAACTGAAGCTAAAAGTGATTATCCACTGAAGCTACAAATACTGTACATACAACAAACCAATGCAAGAATACCATAAGGTTTCAACACACCCTTTAGAAATTTGTTTGATTATTAAAGAAACAAACCTTTCaataatgaaaatattatatGGTTTTTTCTTTctgacacaaaaaaaaaaattattaggctATGAATATAGTATGTGTTAGTTAGTTATCATtaagaataattttaatttttcttgtagattttttcaattgtttgtctAAGGTTCTATGTAATTTACTGTTTATAGAAACAACACACAGTGTAAACACTActctatatattttatttgtataatttaatataactttTGTGATGATAATGTGTGGTTCTACATATTTGTCTCTGTTAGTGAAGATGCATGTTACAATGATTGTTagaataatattatgtgtgttgtttatatatttgatatttttttatttctttcttgtCTTTAACTCAAAATGGATATACACTAccttttattcatttatatatgGACATGCTTGAATAATTTGTTAAtgtttataaatatatgttgAATAAATTTTATACTCATTGCTAAAAgtttgatgattatgatgaaaatTGGAAAATAATTTGAACCTTATGGTATACTTACTTTAGTGACTCTGTTGATGGAAAAAGATGGATGGGGTTGGTTGATTAAATTTAgttaacttaattttttaattttgtaggAATCTAATTAACTATTGTTAAATTTGAACACAGTAGTGAGCATTATTAATTAATGGTTTTGGTTTTCGTATTTGCATCATTGAGCATTATTCTATTTACTATTACACATTCTAATTCAAGTTTTTACTCTTTCCAATAAATAGCTTCTTCTTTGAATAATAATGAGGTGAGTGAACAAGTGGCTATAGATTCAATTCAAGTAGAAGCAAACACAACACAAGAAAGTCAGGAACCTGAACATGAACAAGAACCAGAATCAGTTGTtgggagaaagaggagaaaaacatcatgcatttgGAAAGATTTTGATGAAGTTGAAATTAAAAAAGGTGTGATGAAAAGGGTTTGCAAATACTGTAAACTCCAATTTTCTACTGGTGGGCCAGGATCTAGCTCTAGTCATATGAAAAGGAATATTGATAAATGTTTgaaaaagaagttgcacgagtcTACCGAAAAGAGACAAACAACCATTCCGTTTCAGCCTTCAAATTCAGGTAATCCCTTTATTACTTCTGGTGCTAGATAATCTAATGAAAAGATGAGGGAAATAATTGCAACCGCTATCATGGTCCATGAATATCCTTTTAGCATTGTTGAAGATGACGTTTGGATGTGGGGTTTCCAATATGAAAACTCAAATTTTCATAAGGTTACTCATAAAACAATAAGGAGTGATTGTGTGGCATTATTTGAGAGGGAGAAGAAAGTGTTGAAGAAAATTTTAGAAAGTGCGGTAAAGATAAGTTTAACTACTGATATGTGGAAATCTAGCCACCAGGTAGTTGAGTATATGGTTATCACAGGACATTTCATTGATTCGGAATGGAATCTTCAAAAAAgagttttgagttttgtgaaagTCCCTGCAGCAAGGCGTGGAATTGATGTGGCTGATTCTATTTATAAATGTTTGAAAACTTGGTGGATTGAAAATAAAGTTTTTTCAGTATCTGTTGATAATGCCTCTTATAATGATTCATGTTTAAGATGTCTCAAAGATGATTTATCTCTAACTAGTAAGTTAATCCTTGATGGCTCTTTGTTTCATGTTAGATATTGTGCTCATATATTGAATTTTTTGGTGCAAGATGGTCTTAGTAAAATTAAGGACATCATTTTCAATATTCGTGAAAGTGTCAAGTATATTAATCACAATGATGGAAGACTAAAGGCATTTTGTGATGTGGTTGAGCAGAAAGGTTTGAAAGAAAGGAAACTCGTTATTGATTGTCCAACAAGATGGAATTCAACCTTTAATATGTTGTTAACTGCTTTGAATTTTAAGATTGCATTTGCAGCCTATAAAGAAAGAGAGCCTCATTATGATTATGCCCCTTTGCCTGAAGAATGGAACAAAGTTGAGAAAGTTTGTAAACTTCTAGAAGTGTTTAATCGTGCTACTCATGTTATTTCAGGTAGtttatcaacaatttttttcactttaaaattatcaatattattataattttttactatAACTACTATTTTAAATGTAGGTAGTGAGTATCCGACTGCAAATTTGTATTTGTCTAAAGTTTGGAAGGTGAAAGAAATACTTGTTAaggcgggtgaagatgaagatctcTTCATGAGAGAAATGGCAGGTCCAATGAAAATAAAGTTTGACAAATATTGGGGGGAGTGTAATATGTTGATGGCTATAGCTAGTGTTTTGGATCCTAGGTGCAAATTTCATATGGTGCGTATATGTTTTCCCAAGATTTATAAATCTAAAGCAGTTGCTGATGAGAATATAATGAAGGTTAGGTGTTCATTGGAAGAGTTATATGATGAGTATGTAGCTCTATCTTTGGCAGAGTCTTCGTCTTCTGTTGTTAATTTGGATAGTAATAATTCATCATCTTCTCAAGTAAATGTCGTAGCTTTCAAAACTGGATTTGATGAAATTATGAGCATTATTCAAGAAAGTGAAGCCATTTCTCCAATAAAATCCGAATTGCAAGATTATCTTGATGAAGGTATTTACATTCCTAAAAGTGCCTCTTTTTGTGCTTTGGACTGGTGGAGGAACAATAGCATGAAATATAAGATATTATCTAAGATGGTTGCGGATATACTAGCTATTCCAATCTCAATTGTGGCTTCTGAGTCCACATTCAGTGCTGGAGGTAGAGTTATTGATGAACACCGCTCTAAGCTAAATCAAGAATCTGTTGAAGCTCTCATTTGCGGTGGGGATTGGTTTCGTCAGAAGTATAATGTGAAGAAAAAATCAAaggttattattttattattttatattatatgttattattaagtaatatttattcattattatcaACTTTtgttcatttaatatatatatatatatatatatatatatatatatatatttcttcttTCTTTCGATTTTGAAGGTTGAAAGAGAGGAGATAAATATAACCTTGAAGATTTGATATCActtttgtttgaatatggaatgtgttttatttatttgcGTTTAAGGAGTTATTCATATTTTGTTCTATAATTTACGAGTTTGGATTTGAGAAGCCAATGAACTATTTATATTAGGGATTttttaatgttcttttagtaATTTTGTAATGTTGAAGTATGACATAGATACTATTATGTTGCTACAATGGCATGATAGATATGCAACTGTTAAGTGTTAAGTTTTTTGCTGTTATCTTGCTATAATGGCATGATAGATATGCAACTTTTAAGTGTTAAGTTGTTTTCTTATCATgtcaattattttatttcaatgtTAGGTATAATCTTGCTTCTAGTTACGTGGTGGTGGGCTTCTAAAAGttttctttaaataaaattaggccaaataatatataaaatattatataatctattcaaaattaaattaaatgaattagTTGAAAGTCTTCATGAAAAAtaggctttttaaataggctttaaggccaggccaggcttttaaataGGCCAGGCGAGACCAAAAAAATGAGCCTATAATAGGCCATCGTCCAGGCTCAGGCCTTATAAATGTACCGTAGGCCtggctcaggccttctaaagcctggtctggcctggcctattcccacccctacggACCAAGCATATAGAAATAAGGCACCACTTtttaagagatcatgtagaaaaaggggAAGTTGTGTTTGAACATGTTGAGAGCAAGAAGCAATTAGCGGACATCTTTACTAAACCTCTTGCAACTGAGCCTTTCTTCAACA encodes:
- the LOC131660298 gene encoding zinc finger BED domain-containing protein RICESLEEPER 2-like, which gives rise to MVHEYPFSIVEDDVWMWGFQYENSNFHKVTHKTIRSDCVALFEREKKVLKKILESAVKISLTTDMWKSSHQVVEYMVITGHFIDSEWNLQKRVLSFVKVPAARRGIDVADSIYKCLKTWWIENKVFSVSVDNASYNDSCLRCLKDDLSLTSKLILDGSLFHVRYCAHILNFLVQDGLSKIKDIIFNIRESVKYINHNDGRLKAFCDVVEQKGLKERKLVIDCPTRWNSTFNMLLTALNFKIAFAAYKEREPHYDYAPLPEEWNKVEKVCKLLEVFNRATHVISGSEYPTANLYLSKVWKVKEILVKAGEDEDLFMREMAGPMKIKFDKYWGECNMLMAIASVLDPRCKFHMVRICFPKIYKSKAVADENIMKVRCSLEELYDEYVALSLAESSSSVVNLDSNNSSSSQVNVVAFKTGFDEIMSIIQESEAISPIKSELQDYLDEGIYIPKSASFCALDWWRNNSMKYKILSKMVADILAIPISIVASESTFSAGGRVIDEHRSKLNQESVEALICGGDWFRQKYNVKKKSKYEGSTQPVKGRTTLIKGTSYHSYHDDKISEDRKSGDEFCIADGDFPANYDHMAYMRSILKDPTVLDKPNETITAEHLKRNPRLLNWIISRIIRPRSGGYSRIERNEIILMYLLENRTRVHWPHFLANKFYEVKNKTTALCYGSIIHKIVNHFT